A window of the Oligoflexus sp. genome harbors these coding sequences:
- a CDS encoding DUF692 family multinuclear iron-containing protein: MLHELGFGVGLRPPHYPDFHAKNTPKIDWLEIISENFMGIGGRPRRHIEKIRADYPIATHGIGLGIAGYDPLNERYLKLLKELMDWLQPAMVTDHLCWTSWKGQQAYDLLPFPLNEESLKHISARIQKVQDVLKRPMLLENPSMYIDFRASDMHEPDFLNALCEHTGCGILLDLNNCMVNSKNLGWDPELYIHRLKPEYVGQFHLAGHSVNPDICIDTHDQPVPDEVWKLYREAIKLFPGVPSLIEWDGKLPSLARLGEELDTARQHAAEAQTAPARERQPLSVPEIRATCHDSLESHQAKLFGILRREASHDAITELLQDTRVKPEFGLEAYQNNHFLGLLDALQKSFQTLHAIVEDDAMAEIVSQYIRHIPPEHFSINGAGTQLPTFLMEHPIGIDFGVPQALIAELAAFDAAHMELAMQPDPVHPPLELGVLLQWTPDEWDTASFVLRNEHRLLHLNWDVLSVYTTLQSGEVPPPPDLATSPILITRNEEGILFDHCPENIQNLLKAPEGPFTLVDLVEIFKSPDMSDEAATELALDALITGLKRSMIGLASV; this comes from the coding sequence ATGCTGCATGAACTTGGTTTCGGGGTTGGGCTTCGTCCTCCGCATTACCCGGATTTTCACGCAAAAAACACTCCCAAAATCGACTGGCTGGAGATTATCAGCGAAAACTTCATGGGCATCGGTGGACGCCCACGCCGGCATATCGAAAAAATTCGCGCCGATTATCCGATTGCCACGCACGGCATAGGACTTGGCATTGCCGGATATGACCCCTTGAACGAGCGTTATTTGAAACTTCTCAAGGAGCTGATGGACTGGCTCCAGCCTGCCATGGTCACCGACCACCTCTGCTGGACCTCGTGGAAAGGTCAGCAGGCTTACGATCTTTTGCCTTTCCCTTTGAACGAGGAAAGCCTGAAGCATATCTCTGCTCGCATTCAAAAGGTGCAGGATGTTTTGAAACGGCCGATGCTGCTGGAAAATCCTAGCATGTACATTGATTTCCGTGCTTCGGACATGCATGAGCCTGATTTTCTCAACGCCTTGTGTGAACACACAGGTTGCGGCATTCTTTTGGACCTGAACAATTGCATGGTGAACAGCAAGAACCTCGGCTGGGACCCTGAACTCTATATTCATCGCCTGAAACCTGAATACGTGGGTCAATTCCATCTCGCTGGACATTCTGTAAACCCGGATATCTGCATTGACACCCACGATCAGCCCGTTCCTGATGAAGTCTGGAAACTTTATCGTGAGGCCATCAAACTCTTCCCGGGAGTTCCTAGCCTCATCGAATGGGATGGCAAACTTCCATCGCTCGCACGCCTCGGCGAGGAATTGGACACCGCCCGACAACACGCAGCAGAAGCGCAGACAGCGCCAGCACGCGAGCGTCAACCCCTTTCCGTTCCCGAGATTCGTGCCACATGTCATGACAGCCTCGAATCTCATCAGGCCAAACTCTTCGGAATATTGCGGCGGGAAGCGTCACACGATGCAATCACGGAGCTTTTACAGGACACCCGGGTCAAACCCGAGTTCGGCCTTGAGGCTTATCAAAACAACCATTTTCTCGGCCTTCTGGATGCCCTCCAGAAAAGTTTTCAAACACTCCACGCCATCGTCGAAGACGATGCGATGGCCGAAATCGTCTCCCAATACATTCGCCACATCCCCCCAGAACACTTCTCCATCAACGGCGCCGGCACCCAGCTGCCCACGTTCCTGATGGAGCACCCGATCGGCATCGACTTCGGTGTCCCCCAGGCCTTGATCGCCGAACTCGCCGCCTTCGATGCCGCGCATATGGAACTCGCTATGCAGCCGGACCCTGTGCATCCTCCGCTGGAGCTGGGCGTTCTTCTGCAATGGACCCCCGATGAATGGGACACAGCGAGCTTCGTTCTCCGCAATGAGCATCGTCTCCTTCATCTAAACTGGGACGTGCTCAGCGTGTATACAACCCTGCAATCTGGCGAAGTGCCGCCGCCGCCCGATCTGGCGACATCACCCATTCTGATAACGCGCAATGAAGAAGGCATCCTCTTCGACCACTGCCCGGAAAATATTCAGAACCTTCTGAAAGCCCCCGAGGGCCCGTTTACATTGGTCGATCTGGTTGAAATTTTTAAAAGCCCCGACATGAGCGATGAAGCCGCCACAGAGCTGGCCCTGGACGCGCTGATCACGGGCCTCAAGCGTTCGATGATAGGCCTCGCCAGCGTTTAA
- a CDS encoding TolC family protein, whose product MNRSLKIAPALLAWALCGQASAAFTLDQTFDLAVKKSESLTLGQLEVERAQQTGEAIRTRTRPRLRLNGDFDRVYSKVGSSNIRGDWQPSLQTELRHPLYEGGGIKAQLQSVEYLTTAARWELEAQKEQLYLQIAELFYQIIGSEADIGNLHESERIYRERIRTLKARARIGRSRDAEVLAAQTQLDAIIAQIKAAASQRDIAQRRLAWLTGQTPPLVLTDRLNLADLKLNPTQQKVLPTVEAAKARVALAESRIEEARSVNKPRVDLIAAHAWNYPFPDGEQANRLSFGVGLTWTLYDAGEVDANVRTAVIERSQANVTQSLQTRENTLIREQAEQAFRDGLVQIRLYDQALAAAERNVKLQQNEFENGLLTNLEVMQALDQRLQIKRNRDQAIYDAKLAYVEAQLQVRGLPKAGQP is encoded by the coding sequence ATGAATCGCTCCCTCAAGATTGCTCCGGCCTTGCTGGCCTGGGCTTTATGCGGCCAGGCCTCAGCGGCTTTTACTCTCGATCAGACCTTTGATCTCGCCGTCAAAAAATCGGAAAGCCTGACTCTTGGACAACTTGAAGTGGAACGCGCCCAGCAGACCGGCGAAGCGATCCGAACGCGGACCCGACCCCGCCTCCGTTTGAATGGTGACTTTGATCGCGTCTATTCCAAAGTGGGCAGCTCCAATATCCGCGGCGACTGGCAACCCTCTCTGCAAACCGAGTTGCGGCATCCCCTCTATGAAGGCGGAGGCATCAAGGCGCAGCTGCAGAGCGTGGAATACCTGACGACGGCAGCCCGCTGGGAATTGGAGGCGCAGAAAGAGCAACTCTATCTGCAGATCGCCGAACTTTTTTATCAGATCATCGGCAGTGAAGCCGACATCGGCAACCTCCACGAATCCGAACGCATCTACCGCGAACGCATACGCACCCTGAAAGCCCGCGCCCGCATCGGCCGTTCGCGTGATGCCGAGGTCCTGGCGGCTCAGACGCAGCTCGATGCCATCATCGCTCAAATCAAAGCCGCGGCCTCGCAAAGGGATATAGCGCAGAGACGCCTCGCCTGGCTTACCGGACAGACGCCACCTCTTGTCTTAACCGACCGACTGAACCTTGCTGACCTTAAACTCAACCCGACCCAGCAAAAAGTTTTGCCCACCGTGGAAGCCGCCAAAGCCCGCGTGGCCCTTGCGGAAAGCCGGATCGAGGAAGCCCGCTCCGTGAATAAACCCCGCGTGGATCTGATCGCTGCGCATGCCTGGAATTATCCCTTCCCCGATGGCGAACAGGCCAACCGTTTGAGTTTCGGTGTGGGGCTGACCTGGACGCTCTATGATGCCGGAGAAGTGGACGCTAACGTCCGCACAGCCGTCATCGAACGCAGCCAGGCCAACGTCACGCAATCGCTTCAAACCCGGGAAAATACCCTGATTCGTGAGCAGGCCGAGCAGGCCTTCCGCGATGGCCTTGTGCAGATCCGACTCTACGATCAGGCTCTCGCCGCCGCCGAACGCAACGTTAAACTTCAGCAGAATGAATTTGAAAATGGTCTTTTGACCAACCTCGAAGTGATGCAGGCCCTCGATCAACGGCTGCAGATCAAACGCAACCGCGATCAGGCCATCTATGACGCGAAACTCGCTTATGTCGAAGCTCAGCTGCAGGTCCGCGGTCTGCCGAAGGCAGGCCAGCCATGA